In a genomic window of Desulfosporosinus sp. Sb-LF:
- a CDS encoding proton-conducting transporter membrane subunit — MINKGGQSVRKLLMTLSLALAGAGLIWGIVMTRGGEWIKTGFRFFTGEGAGLSLTWKVDGLTVFFLFILLLGQGLSSLYSIGYLKEYEEKKKSLWPFFTGWFLFLGSMFGVLLADDGFSFLLMWEMMSLFSFFLVLYEHEDPQNRKSAYIYLVMTHVATVFLTAATMFLYSKTGSFAFEVWAGVVPMLTTVQLNLLFLAFFVGLGSKAGFVPFHIWLPYAHSAAPSPVSTLMSGVMVKVALYLFFRLVWLMLGPGPVWWGWLFLLIGALSALVGILFASVQSDLKKLLAYSTIENVGILGMALGSAFLARSWQNDWAMNLALVAFFWHALQHMLFKSLLFMGAGNIIQATHTRNLERLGGLLRRMPKTGLAALVGIVGITALPPLGGFWGELILFQSLWLNTLELTGGWSKVFLPISIGILALVGGLSLATFVKWFGIAFLGQARSNVAERAEEAHPVQFITPLLVGGLAILSVLWPAATLEFINLPMSVLRTGEVISIGSNLGKPLFMTSVYLILISLLTVVVVVLTKRGTRRVTATWNCGTPLTSRMQYSATGLTKPIRILFSKAVGSHRHVERNFVESSYSLRSLRYEGRSKEVFEDVFYRPLIHGLFWVASQIRKLQEGSIHLYIGYLLITVIVVLILGR, encoded by the coding sequence ATGATTAATAAGGGAGGCCAATCCGTTCGTAAATTGCTCATGACTTTAAGTTTGGCATTGGCTGGAGCGGGACTCATCTGGGGAATTGTGATGACTCGAGGTGGGGAATGGATTAAAACAGGGTTTAGGTTCTTTACTGGAGAAGGAGCAGGACTTTCACTCACTTGGAAAGTGGATGGCCTAACGGTATTCTTCCTTTTTATTTTGCTTTTAGGTCAGGGTTTATCGTCTCTTTATTCAATTGGATATCTCAAAGAATATGAAGAAAAGAAAAAGTCTCTTTGGCCTTTTTTTACGGGTTGGTTTCTATTTCTTGGCAGCATGTTTGGTGTGTTGCTAGCGGATGATGGTTTTTCGTTTTTATTAATGTGGGAAATGATGTCTCTGTTCTCATTTTTCTTAGTTCTCTATGAGCACGAAGACCCTCAAAATAGAAAGTCTGCTTACATTTATTTAGTAATGACTCACGTTGCAACGGTCTTTTTAACTGCTGCGACCATGTTCTTATACTCTAAAACAGGAAGCTTTGCTTTTGAGGTATGGGCGGGTGTCGTTCCAATGTTAACGACAGTCCAACTTAATTTGCTTTTTCTAGCTTTCTTTGTAGGCTTAGGCTCTAAAGCAGGTTTTGTTCCGTTTCATATTTGGTTACCGTATGCTCATTCGGCTGCACCTAGTCCAGTGTCTACTTTAATGTCCGGAGTCATGGTTAAAGTTGCGCTTTATCTCTTCTTCAGATTAGTTTGGTTGATGTTGGGACCTGGTCCGGTTTGGTGGGGCTGGTTATTTTTGCTGATCGGAGCACTCTCAGCGCTCGTTGGGATACTCTTTGCTTCAGTTCAGTCAGACCTAAAAAAACTGCTTGCTTATTCGACGATAGAAAACGTGGGTATTCTAGGGATGGCTTTGGGAAGTGCTTTTTTGGCAAGATCTTGGCAAAACGATTGGGCGATGAATTTAGCTCTTGTCGCTTTCTTTTGGCATGCTTTGCAACATATGCTTTTTAAATCCCTGCTCTTTATGGGTGCAGGAAATATCATACAGGCAACGCATACTCGAAATTTAGAGCGTTTAGGTGGATTGCTTAGACGGATGCCGAAAACGGGTCTTGCTGCCTTAGTTGGAATCGTAGGTATCACTGCCTTACCTCCATTGGGAGGATTCTGGGGAGAGTTAATCCTTTTTCAATCTCTTTGGCTAAATACTTTGGAGTTGACAGGCGGTTGGAGTAAAGTTTTTTTACCGATATCCATTGGAATTCTCGCCCTCGTCGGAGGGTTGTCTCTCGCAACATTTGTCAAGTGGTTTGGAATCGCCTTCCTCGGACAAGCTCGTTCCAATGTGGCGGAAAGGGCTGAAGAGGCACACCCTGTTCAATTTATTACTCCATTATTAGTAGGTGGATTAGCAATCTTAAGTGTACTTTGGCCGGCAGCAACTTTAGAGTTTATCAACTTGCCCATGTCGGTTTTGAGAACAGGTGAAGTGATCAGTATAGGGTCAAATTTGGGAAAACCGCTTTTCATGACGTCGGTTTATTTAATCCTAATTAGTCTACTGACTGTTGTTGTAGTGGTTCTAACTAAACGAGGAACGCGAAGAGTTACGGCAACTTGGAATTGCGGTACGCCCCTCACTTCGAGAATGCAATATTCTGCTACCGGCTTAACAAAACCCATTCGCATCCTCTTTTCTAAAGCAGTGGGTTCTCATAGGCATGTGGAACGGAATTTCGTGGAATCGAGTTACAGTTTGCGTTCTTTAAGATATGAAGGAAGAAGTAAGGAAGTTTTCGAGGATGTTTTCTATCGGCCCTTAATTCATGGATTGTTTTGGGTGGCGTCTCAAATCCGTAAATTGCAGGAGGGGAGCATTCATCTATACATTGGCTACCTGCTGATTACAGTTATCGTCGTACTAATTTTAGGGCGTTAG
- the nuoB gene encoding NADH-quinone oxidoreductase subunit NuoB: MLSLLLRKLKMGRLTEKDGNLLSSQKSSKLPSSFTKSLQIRHLDCGSCNGCDWELTAIGNSLYDHQHFGIDFVASPRHADLLMCTGPGSTQLLYAAHETYEAMPKPKWVVAVGDCAINGGVFKGAYASAEGIGNVLPVDIKIPGCPPSPDNIMKALLEVMGKS, translated from the coding sequence ATGTTGAGTTTGCTGCTCCGGAAACTAAAAATGGGTCGGCTCACGGAGAAGGATGGGAATTTGTTATCATCGCAAAAATCCTCCAAATTGCCATCGAGTTTTACAAAGTCCCTTCAAATTCGGCACCTTGATTGTGGTTCCTGTAATGGGTGTGATTGGGAACTTACAGCCATAGGTAATTCCTTATATGATCATCAGCATTTCGGAATTGACTTCGTAGCGTCACCCCGTCATGCAGATCTATTAATGTGCACAGGGCCTGGTTCTACACAATTGTTGTATGCTGCCCATGAAACTTATGAAGCAATGCCTAAGCCGAAATGGGTCGTGGCAGTCGGAGATTGTGCCATTAATGGTGGTGTATTCAAAGGGGCTTATGCCAGCGCAGAAGGAATTGGTAATGTATTGCCAGTGGATATTAAGATTCCGGGATGCCCACCTTCACCAGATAATATAATGAAAGCTTTACTGGAGGTCATGGGAAAGAGTTGA
- a CDS encoding TerD family protein, with protein sequence MATINLQKGQKIDLTKGNPGLAKIMVGLGWDEVSKPKSGGILGGLFGGGAPAAIDCDASAILLDERGKLTSKDRLVYFGNLKSADKSVKHSGDNLTGAGDGDDEQIQVDLSNVPSAIQKIVFVVNIYDCVKRKQDFGLIANAFIRVVNPVNGQEFCKYNLAESYSGKTSLVVAEVYRHNNEWKFAAIGEGTNDASLSELIRRYQ encoded by the coding sequence GTGGCAACAATTAACTTACAAAAAGGGCAAAAAATTGATTTAACGAAAGGAAACCCGGGATTAGCCAAAATTATGGTTGGTTTAGGATGGGATGAAGTATCGAAACCAAAATCAGGAGGTATTCTTGGTGGCCTTTTTGGAGGCGGGGCACCTGCGGCCATTGATTGCGATGCTTCCGCGATTCTGCTTGATGAACGGGGCAAGTTAACCTCAAAAGATCGTTTGGTCTACTTTGGCAATTTGAAAAGTGCTGATAAAAGTGTAAAACACAGCGGTGATAACCTTACAGGCGCAGGCGATGGTGATGACGAACAAATCCAAGTCGATTTAAGTAATGTCCCAAGTGCCATCCAAAAGATCGTTTTTGTCGTGAATATTTATGACTGTGTAAAACGGAAACAAGACTTTGGGCTGATTGCCAATGCCTTTATCCGTGTTGTAAATCCAGTTAATGGGCAAGAATTTTGTAAGTATAATCTAGCTGAAAGTTACTCAGGTAAGACAAGTCTAGTGGTTGCAGAGGTTTATCGCCACAATAATGAATGGAAATTCGCTGCAATCGGCGAAGGGACGAATGATGCATCCTTAAGCGAACTCATCCGTCGATATCAATAA
- a CDS encoding NADH-quinone oxidoreductase subunit C — protein sequence MLGLRESLQNYNPDIEIVEWEKHEGMIDVPSRDLPDLLTFCLSMSPRPIWLTHVVNDERQLGNGFCLYLVLHFPGNDFSVTLVAKDIKEDFPSLTLIYPALNWSEREAQDLFGLNAVGHPDPRSLVLHPGWSKEFYPLRKDHKVGKEAKAFKVAPLEFPQAHGEGIFEVPVGPIHAGIIEPGHFRFYTIGEAVLHLEAQLFFTHKGIEKLLEGKSIEEGLRIIERVCGVCTVSHALAYSEAVEKLAAIEVPRQVLLWRTILAELERAYNHVGDIGNMCAGVGFALGNANGSQCKEKLQRLNSDFFGHRFLRGIVVPGGLRSIPSQKDSQAILDRLHELAYDFEEWIPLLLNHDGFRQRAVNTGVLNPVSAIDLGVTGPAARASGIANDWRELHAHLLYPELKVNSMIEHGGDAWSRLVVRVKEARESFRFLKNLLQEGTKGPVYEYENSKLFLEQKLRPWQPAWGCVESPRGTDVIWLMMDDENKIYRCRIRSASYANWPAVPLTVPGNIVPDFPLINKSFELCYSCCDR from the coding sequence ATGCTGGGTTTACGGGAGTCTTTACAGAATTATAATCCGGATATTGAGATTGTAGAGTGGGAGAAACATGAGGGTATGATTGATGTGCCTTCTAGAGATCTTCCGGATTTATTGACATTCTGTTTGTCAATGTCACCACGCCCTATTTGGTTGACTCATGTTGTTAATGATGAGCGTCAACTGGGAAATGGGTTTTGTCTTTACTTAGTACTTCATTTTCCGGGGAACGATTTCTCTGTTACACTTGTGGCAAAAGATATCAAAGAAGATTTTCCTTCGCTAACTTTGATCTATCCAGCCCTGAATTGGTCGGAGAGAGAAGCTCAAGATTTATTTGGTTTAAATGCAGTCGGACATCCTGACCCGCGTTCTTTGGTTTTACATCCGGGTTGGTCCAAAGAATTTTATCCTTTGCGAAAGGATCACAAAGTGGGGAAAGAAGCGAAGGCCTTTAAAGTAGCCCCTTTAGAGTTCCCTCAGGCTCATGGGGAAGGAATATTTGAGGTTCCTGTAGGACCAATTCATGCCGGAATCATTGAACCTGGACATTTTCGCTTTTATACCATTGGAGAAGCGGTGCTTCATCTGGAGGCACAACTCTTTTTTACACACAAAGGAATTGAGAAACTCCTCGAAGGAAAAAGTATCGAAGAAGGGCTACGCATCATCGAACGGGTTTGTGGAGTTTGCACTGTGAGTCATGCTCTTGCTTATAGTGAAGCAGTGGAAAAACTCGCCGCAATTGAAGTTCCGCGTCAAGTCTTATTATGGAGAACGATCCTTGCTGAATTAGAGCGAGCTTATAACCATGTGGGCGATATTGGCAATATGTGTGCTGGAGTAGGCTTTGCCTTGGGAAACGCTAATGGTTCGCAATGTAAGGAAAAGCTTCAACGACTTAATTCTGACTTCTTTGGCCATCGGTTCTTGAGGGGAATAGTTGTTCCAGGGGGGCTCAGGTCAATCCCTAGTCAAAAGGATAGCCAGGCCATACTAGACCGTCTTCATGAACTAGCCTATGATTTCGAAGAATGGATCCCCCTTCTATTAAACCATGATGGCTTTAGACAGCGTGCTGTCAACACTGGAGTTTTAAATCCTGTGAGTGCGATTGATCTGGGAGTTACAGGACCAGCTGCACGCGCTTCAGGTATTGCAAATGACTGGCGAGAACTCCATGCTCACCTTTTATATCCTGAACTGAAAGTGAATTCAATGATTGAGCACGGTGGTGATGCTTGGTCTCGTTTAGTGGTTCGCGTAAAAGAAGCTAGGGAGAGTTTTCGGTTCCTAAAGAACTTATTGCAAGAAGGGACGAAGGGACCTGTTTACGAGTATGAAAATTCTAAGCTGTTTTTAGAACAGAAGCTCAGACCTTGGCAACCTGCATGGGGATGTGTAGAGTCTCCGCGAGGGACAGATGTAATCTGGTTGATGATGGATGACGAAAATAAGATTTATCGCTGTCGGATTCGATCCGCAAGCTATGCCAACTGGCCAGCGGTCCCGCTGACAGTACCGGGTAATATTGTACCTGATTTTCCATTAATCAATAAGAGTTTTGAATTATGTTATAGTTGTTGTGACCGTTAA
- a CDS encoding TerC family protein encodes MDSVANFFQGIFASYAQFFSLDALLATLTDPVSLGIIGSLIILEGLLSADNALVLAVLVRGLPKRQQKKALFYGIGGAYLFRFLAIGFGLYLVQIRWVKIIGALYLLWMSAKYFFSSKDEDDSSIETSDKSFWAVVLQVELMDIAFSIDSVLAAFGVSGKVWVLFLGAIFGILMMRGVARIFLVLIEKYPELETTAYVLIALIGAKMMASVFGYLISDELFFIILIVVFFSTFLFHYINVKLGKSNNEKTDSVKKSKTKVS; translated from the coding sequence ATGGATTCGGTCGCGAACTTTTTCCAGGGGATCTTTGCGAGTTATGCACAGTTTTTTTCTTTAGATGCCCTTCTGGCAACATTGACTGACCCTGTTAGTCTTGGGATTATAGGATCATTAATTATCTTGGAAGGCTTACTATCAGCTGATAATGCGCTTGTTTTGGCCGTTCTTGTCAGAGGCCTACCAAAGCGGCAACAGAAGAAAGCACTGTTTTACGGTATTGGGGGAGCATATCTTTTTAGGTTTTTAGCGATTGGTTTTGGGCTTTATTTAGTTCAAATACGCTGGGTAAAGATTATTGGGGCACTCTATTTACTTTGGATGTCAGCTAAGTATTTCTTCTCTAGTAAGGACGAGGATGATAGCTCTATAGAAACAAGCGATAAGAGTTTCTGGGCCGTTGTTTTACAAGTTGAGTTAATGGATATTGCCTTTAGTATTGATAGTGTTTTAGCCGCTTTTGGAGTGAGTGGAAAGGTATGGGTACTTTTTCTAGGTGCTATTTTCGGTATCTTAATGATGAGGGGAGTAGCGCGAATCTTCCTGGTTCTGATAGAAAAATATCCTGAACTTGAGACAACTGCTTATGTCCTTATTGCTCTCATTGGTGCAAAAATGATGGCTTCGGTGTTTGGTTATCTTATTTCTGATGAGCTGTTTTTTATAATTTTGATTGTGGTATTCTTTAGTACGTTCCTTTTCCATTACATAAACGTTAAGCTAGGAAAATCAAACAACGAAAAAACTGACAGTGTTAAAAAGTCAAAGACAAAAGTATCTTAA
- a CDS encoding proton-conducting transporter membrane subunit yields MFIGVAVIAAVGMLISAKDTYLKLLNCVALILLTVSGGWTIRKTLTQGAHGYASGAFYWDALSALLLTVIVIISVYVILYSLGYMEREVHEKKLPRKSLKWYYFWIWVFIATMLLVVSTPNLGIIWVGIEGTTLATTLLVGFYRNKKAVEAAWKYVILCTVGISFALLGTMLLFAAAAPHLGQSITALDWRMLPKVAHQLDSNLVRLGVIFTVVGYGAKVGFVPMHAWLPDAHSQAPSPVSALLSAVLLNCALYAILRWYSLARLTTLGPDFVGKILMIFGLLSLALMVGFIIMQKDIKRLLAYSSVEHMGILALGFGLGTQLAVWGASLHLLLHALTKANLFVIIGSLVQKTGTRQIPRIRGIFKVWPYTGVIMVLGLLGITGTPPFGTFRSELSILTGLYKTGHPLLGFLTILFLTLIFAGFLYHFLQMLFGQPRGRYQAGESVSTLALAFPLLVVLFLGLFIPQSLNEALNQVVKVILGGV; encoded by the coding sequence ATGTTTATTGGAGTAGCTGTAATCGCGGCGGTGGGAATGCTAATTTCGGCAAAGGACACCTACTTAAAACTATTGAACTGTGTGGCTCTTATCTTATTAACAGTAAGTGGTGGGTGGACTATTCGGAAAACATTAACACAAGGGGCTCACGGATATGCATCAGGCGCATTTTATTGGGATGCCCTGAGTGCCTTGTTGCTGACGGTCATTGTCATTATTTCTGTCTATGTTATTCTATATTCTTTAGGGTATATGGAAAGGGAAGTCCATGAGAAGAAGCTGCCGAGAAAGAGTCTGAAGTGGTACTATTTTTGGATATGGGTTTTTATCGCAACCATGCTTTTAGTTGTTAGCACACCTAATCTTGGGATTATCTGGGTAGGTATAGAAGGGACGACTTTAGCAACAACTCTCTTGGTTGGCTTTTATCGCAACAAGAAGGCCGTTGAAGCCGCGTGGAAATATGTGATTTTATGTACGGTAGGTATCAGTTTTGCGTTGCTGGGTACCATGTTGCTTTTTGCTGCAGCAGCACCGCATTTGGGTCAAAGTATAACGGCTTTGGATTGGCGTATGCTACCGAAGGTAGCCCATCAATTAGATTCTAACCTAGTTCGCCTAGGTGTTATATTCACAGTCGTTGGCTACGGGGCAAAGGTTGGTTTTGTACCCATGCATGCTTGGCTTCCGGATGCTCATAGTCAGGCCCCTTCTCCAGTCAGTGCTTTGTTATCGGCTGTCTTACTTAATTGTGCACTTTATGCGATTTTACGCTGGTACAGCCTGGCTCGTCTAACTACATTGGGGCCGGATTTTGTCGGGAAGATACTGATGATTTTTGGACTTTTGTCATTGGCACTTATGGTAGGATTTATCATAATGCAAAAAGATATCAAACGTCTATTGGCCTATTCGAGTGTAGAGCACATGGGGATTTTAGCGTTAGGTTTTGGCTTGGGAACTCAGCTAGCTGTCTGGGGGGCATCGTTGCACCTCTTACTTCATGCTCTCACTAAAGCAAATCTCTTTGTGATTATCGGAAGCTTGGTTCAAAAAACGGGCACAAGACAAATTCCGAGGATCCGTGGGATCTTCAAAGTTTGGCCTTATACTGGTGTAATCATGGTTTTGGGTTTATTGGGAATTACGGGAACACCACCATTTGGAACGTTTCGTTCAGAGCTAAGCATCTTAACGGGTCTGTATAAAACTGGGCATCCATTACTGGGCTTTTTAACGATTTTATTTCTGACTTTAATCTTTGCGGGGTTTCTCTATCATTTCCTTCAGATGCTCTTTGGGCAACCCAGGGGCCGTTATCAAGCTGGAGAAAGTGTAAGCACGCTAGCCCTTGCCTTCCCTCTTTTGGTGGTCCTTTTCTTGGGCTTGTTCATTCCTCAAAGTTTGAATGAGGCGCTAAATCAGGTCGTTAAAGTGATATTGGGGGGCGTATAA
- a CDS encoding hydrogenase, translating into MVGIPENELNLLVFVLLTCGLCVVYSSRVEKALFWWTLQTFAVSFLVLVQGLYSRELEVIIVGALLLIGKVGIIPVLLGRVLRDSKTEWVGEIYLKRTSSLVVAGALTLIAYEVTKPLMALPLPGFRNGLAVGIALIFYGLLLMMVRKVAIVQVLGILLIDNGIFLAGFFLTQGMPLLVEMGSMFDILVGIVIIVILSRQMLENYNSLNVDHMRSLKG; encoded by the coding sequence GTGGTAGGTATTCCTGAGAATGAGCTTAATCTATTAGTATTTGTGCTTTTGACGTGCGGACTGTGCGTTGTCTATAGCTCACGGGTGGAAAAAGCTCTGTTTTGGTGGACTTTACAAACATTCGCTGTTTCCTTTCTTGTTTTAGTTCAAGGACTTTATAGCCGCGAATTGGAGGTTATCATAGTCGGTGCGTTGTTATTAATCGGCAAGGTCGGAATCATCCCCGTGCTTTTAGGACGTGTTTTGCGTGATTCAAAGACAGAATGGGTGGGCGAAATCTACTTAAAACGCACTTCTTCGTTAGTGGTAGCTGGTGCTTTAACTCTCATAGCCTATGAAGTGACAAAACCCTTGATGGCACTACCGCTGCCAGGCTTTCGCAACGGTTTAGCCGTTGGTATAGCCCTGATTTTTTACGGCCTGCTACTTATGATGGTCCGTAAGGTCGCTATAGTACAAGTCTTGGGAATTTTGCTGATTGATAATGGGATATTCCTAGCGGGGTTCTTTCTAACTCAAGGGATGCCTTTGTTAGTGGAGATGGGGAGTATGTTCGATATTTTAGTGGGGATTGTCATTATAGTGATCCTATCAAGACAAATGTTGGAGAATTATAATTCCCTGAATGTTGATCACATGAGGTCATTGAAAGGATAG
- a CDS encoding TerD family protein yields the protein MISLQKGQKIDLTKGNPGLAKIIVGLGWDTNKYSGGSDFDLDASAFLLDKSSRAGGIEDFIYYNNLVGGDGSVKHTGDNLTGDGEGDDEQIKVDLAAVPVHVDKIAITVTIHEAIQRGQNFGQVSNAFVRVVNEVNGQEVMRYDLGEDFSVETALVVCELYRHQGEWKFNAVGSGFSGGLAALCSNYGLQVG from the coding sequence TTGATCAGTCTGCAAAAAGGACAAAAGATTGACCTTACCAAAGGAAACCCTGGGCTTGCAAAGATTATTGTTGGATTAGGTTGGGATACAAATAAGTACTCCGGTGGTTCGGATTTTGACCTAGATGCCTCAGCTTTTTTACTCGATAAGAGTAGTCGAGCAGGTGGGATTGAAGACTTTATTTATTACAATAATCTGGTCGGTGGAGACGGTTCAGTTAAACATACGGGTGATAACCTTACTGGAGACGGTGAGGGAGATGATGAACAAATCAAGGTTGATCTAGCTGCAGTGCCTGTTCATGTTGATAAAATTGCGATCACAGTTACAATTCATGAGGCGATACAACGAGGGCAGAACTTTGGACAGGTATCGAATGCATTTGTTCGCGTAGTCAATGAAGTCAACGGACAAGAAGTTATGCGGTATGATTTGGGCGAGGATTTTTCCGTAGAAACTGCATTGGTTGTTTGCGAACTATATCGCCATCAAGGGGAATGGAAGTTCAATGCAGTGGGTAGTGGTTTTTCTGGTGGTTTAGCAGCTCTTTGTTCGAACTATGGTTTACAAGTAGGCTAA
- a CDS encoding TerD family protein — protein MAISLQKGQKVDLTKSNPGLSKIVVGLGWDVNKYDGGKDFDLDSAAFMLNTEGKVVNDKDFVFYNNSTSSDGSVLHTGDNRSGAGEGDDEQIKVDLSTVPSSIAKISFGITIHEARERNQNFGQVSNAYVRVLNEASGEEIIRYDLGEDFSVETAVVVGELYRNNTEWKFNAIGSGYQNGLAGLCKDFGLDV, from the coding sequence ATGGCAATTAGTTTACAAAAAGGTCAAAAGGTCGATCTGACGAAATCAAATCCGGGTCTTTCGAAGATCGTTGTTGGTCTTGGTTGGGACGTCAATAAATATGACGGCGGAAAGGATTTTGACTTAGATTCCGCTGCCTTTATGCTTAATACTGAAGGAAAAGTTGTCAATGATAAGGACTTTGTTTTTTACAATAACTCCACGAGCTCAGATGGTTCTGTCCTGCATACGGGTGACAATCGTTCTGGTGCTGGAGAAGGGGATGATGAACAAATAAAGGTTGACCTCTCTACAGTACCTAGTAGCATTGCTAAGATCTCCTTTGGCATTACGATCCATGAGGCAAGAGAACGTAATCAGAACTTCGGGCAGGTTTCCAATGCTTATGTACGCGTTTTAAATGAAGCATCCGGAGAAGAAATCATACGCTACGACCTTGGTGAAGACTTCTCAGTTGAGACAGCTGTGGTGGTTGGAGAGTTATATCGTAACAATACAGAGTGGAAATTTAATGCGATTGGTAGTGGCTATCAAAACGGTTTAGCAGGTTTGTGTAAAGATTTCGGGTTGGATGTTTAA
- a CDS encoding NADH-quinone oxidoreductase subunit H, translating into MDELSISIPRLLMGFGHLALILAAAPLLQGFIKKSKAFWQMRQGPSILQPYRDLRKLLKKEELISEHASWIFLLAPRIGIAATIMAGLVIPNAWGWAPLSGWGDLFLFGASLGLVRLFITLSGLEGAGTFGGMGSSRELFLGLLTEPALLLGLIVLAFITQTTSLQGITSGLETISPIFIPRILALLTLGIVSIAEMGRIPVDNPDTHLELTMIHEGMLIEYSGPSLALLNFAEQVKQLLLISLLAQIVWPSGLISGSNGLLGLLWALGFAGVKVAVLGFFFATVESLFVKRRLFLLPNYLATSTASAILALVSLWFIRGQI; encoded by the coding sequence ATGGACGAATTATCAATAAGTATACCCCGTCTGCTGATGGGATTTGGACATTTGGCCTTGATTTTAGCTGCAGCCCCGTTACTTCAGGGATTTATTAAAAAAAGCAAAGCGTTCTGGCAGATGAGACAAGGCCCCTCAATCCTTCAACCGTACCGGGATCTAAGAAAATTGCTAAAGAAGGAGGAACTGATTTCAGAACATGCTTCCTGGATCTTTTTGCTAGCGCCAAGGATTGGAATAGCGGCAACCATAATGGCTGGGCTTGTTATTCCGAATGCTTGGGGTTGGGCGCCATTAAGTGGCTGGGGAGATCTTTTTCTATTTGGAGCAAGCCTCGGCTTAGTGCGTTTGTTTATAACACTTTCGGGATTAGAAGGAGCAGGAACGTTTGGAGGGATGGGGTCAAGCAGAGAACTTTTTTTAGGGTTATTAACTGAACCTGCTTTGCTTCTAGGACTCATCGTTTTAGCTTTTATAACTCAGACAACCTCTCTACAAGGGATTACCTCTGGCTTGGAAACTATATCACCAATTTTTATTCCCCGCATTTTAGCCTTACTAACCTTAGGGATAGTGAGCATTGCGGAGATGGGGCGAATTCCTGTGGATAATCCTGATACCCATTTGGAATTAACGATGATCCATGAAGGAATGTTGATAGAGTATTCCGGGCCTTCACTCGCTCTTCTGAATTTTGCTGAGCAGGTCAAGCAACTCTTACTGATTAGTTTATTGGCCCAAATCGTTTGGCCTAGCGGACTGATTTCTGGGAGTAACGGGTTACTAGGATTACTCTGGGCTTTAGGCTTTGCTGGAGTTAAAGTTGCTGTTCTAGGATTCTTTTTTGCTACAGTAGAAAGTCTCTTTGTTAAGAGGCGACTTTTCTTACTACCAAATTATTTGGCGACAAGCACTGCCTCGGCCATTTTGGCCTTAGTATCACTCTGGTTTATAAGGGGGCAGATTTAA